One window of Oryza brachyantha chromosome 12, ObraRS2, whole genome shotgun sequence genomic DNA carries:
- the LOC102715630 gene encoding protein WRKY1: protein MEEEVEAANRAAVESCHRVLALLSQQQDPALLRSIASETGDACAKFRKVVSLLGNGGAGGGAGGGRGGGGHARGRIAGRSSKPAAVLREKGFLERSSSSAHLGMMMASAATPSTSSAHLRNRIGGGAPESSSRGLDLVSSSSKGGHQFEPPKLVQPLSVQFQFGATAHRYPFQQHQQKLQAEMFKRSNSGISLKFDSPSATGTTMSSAFMSSLSMDGSVASLEGKPPFHLIGGPVASDPVNAHHAPKRRCTGRGEDGSGKCATTGRCHCSKRRKLRIKRSIKVPAISNKIADIPPDEYSWRKYGQKPIKGSPHPRGYYKCSSVRGCPARKHVERCVDDPAMLIVTYEGEHNHTRLPTQSAQT, encoded by the exons atggaggaggaggtggaggcggcgaacagggcggcggtggagagctGCCACAGGGTGCTGGCGTTGCTGTCGCAGCAGCAGGACCCCGCGCTGCTAAGGAGCATAGCTTCAGAGACAGGAGATGCCTGTGCCAAGTTCAGGAAGGTGGTCTCCCTCCTCGGcaatggcggcgccggcggcggtgcaggcggcggccgtggcggcggcgggcacgcTAGGGGCAGGATAGCCGGGAGAAGCAGCAAGCCAGCGGCGGTGTTGAGAGAGAAGGGGTTCTTggagaggagcagcagcagtgctCATCTAGGGATGATGATGGCTAGTGCTGCCACTCCATCTACTAGCTCCGCGCATTTGCGCAACcggattggcggcggcgcgccggagtCGTCGTCCCGGGGGCTTGATTTGGTCAGCTCGAGCAGCAAGGGTGGTCATCAGTTCGAGCCTCCGAAGCTGGTGCAGCCGCTGTCGGTTCAGTTCCAGTTTGGCGCCACTGCACATAGGTACCCATtccagcagcatcagcagAAGTTGCAGGCTGAGATGTTCAAGAGGAGCAACAGTGGGATCAGCCTCAAGTTTGATAGCCCCAGCGCGACCGGGACGACGATGTCGTCGGCGTTCATGTCGTCGCTTAGCATGGATGGCAGCGTGGCTAGCCTGGAGGGGAAGCCGCCGTTCCATTTGATCGGCGGCCCCGTCGCGAGCGACCCGGTGAATGCTCACCACGCACCCAAACGGCGGTGCActgggagaggggaggatggaAGTGGCAAGTGTGCCACAACGGGAAGGTGCCATTGCTCAAAGAGGAG GAAGTTGCGAATTAAGAGGTCAATTAAAGTGCCTGCCATTAGCAACAAAATAGCAGACATACCTCCAGATGAATATTCATGGCGTAAGTATGGGCAGAAGCCGATTAAGGGCTCCCCTCATCCGAG GGGTTACTACAAATGTAGCAGCGTCAGGGGCTGCCCAGCGAGGAAGCACGTCGAGCGGTGCGTAGATGACCCGGCGATGCTCATTGTGACATACGAAGGCGAGCATAACCATACTCGGCTGCCAACACAGTCAGCCCAGACCTAG